In Miscanthus floridulus cultivar M001 chromosome 5, ASM1932011v1, whole genome shotgun sequence, one genomic interval encodes:
- the LOC136452334 gene encoding uncharacterized protein, with the protein MAEQLRSSQDAPNTPAPAQRVLVTNTHGETLVGLLHHMGSDKVVVLCHGFRASKDDSLITDLAAALTKQGISVFRFDFSGNGESEGEFHYGNYKKEAADLHSVVLYLRQEKYDVAAIVGHSKGGDVMVLYASIYNDVPMVVNLSGRFNLEKGIEVRLGNEFMDRINKEGYIDVTNKSGKVLYRVTKESLMERLSNDMHTASLSISKECRFFTIHGSADEIIPVEDAYEFAKLIPNHKLRVIEGANHCYTAHRRELSDAVVEAITSSEEGETTP; encoded by the exons ATGGCGGAGCAGCTCAGATCATCCCAAGATGCCCCCAATACCC CTGCGCCGGCACAGAGGGTACTGGTGACGAACACGCATGGGGAGACTCTCGTCGGCCTGCTGCACCACATGGGGTCCGACAAGGTTGTAGTGCTCTGCCATGGCTTTAGGGCTTCCAAG GACGATAGCCTCATTACTGATCTTGCGGCTGCACTAACAAAGCAAGGGATTAGCGTGTTTCGTTTTGATTTTAGTGGAAATGG AGAAAGTGAAGGTGAATTCCATTATGGCAACTACAAGAAGGAGGCTGCTGACTTGCACTCTGTTGTCTTGTATCTTCGCCAGGAAAAGTACGATGTAGCAGCAATTGTTGGTCACAGCAAAG GTGGAGATGTGATGGTTCTATATGCCTCTATCTACAACGATGTCCCCATGGTGGTTAACCTTTCTGGTCGGTTTAATTTGGAGAAAGGCATTGAGGTGCGCCTAGGCAATGAGTTTATGGATAGAATAAACAAAGAAGGCTACATTGATGTCACAAACAAATCAG GAAAGGTTTTGTACAGAGTAACCAAAGAGAGCTTGATGGAACGACTGAGCAATGATATGCACACAGCCAGCCTTTCCATCAGCAAAGAGTGCAG GTTCTTTACAATTCATGGTTCAGCCGACGAGATCATACCCGTGGAAGATGCATACGAGTTTGCAAAGCTTATACCAAATCACAAACTGCGTGTCATTGAGGGAGCAAATCACTGCTACACTGCTCACCGTAGAGAACTTTCTGATGCCGTAGTAGAAGCCATCACATCCAGTGAG GAAGGGGAAACCACACCCTAG